Within the Hyalangium gracile genome, the region TGATCGGCTGTGCACGTCGAACCCGCGCGTGTACGCGGCGGGGGACATCTGCTCGCGCTTCAAGTTCACGCACGCCGCGGATGCGCTGGCGCGGGTGGCGCTGCAGAACGCGCTGTTCCTGGGCCGGAAGAAGGCGAGCGCGCTGGTCATCCCGTGGTGCACGTACACGGATCCGGAGGTGGCCCACGTGGGCCTGAGCGCCCAGGAGGCCGCGGCCCGAGGGGACGAGGTGGTGACGCTGACGGTGCCGATGTCCTCCGTGGACCGAGCCATCCTGGAGAGTGAGACGGAGGGCTTCGGGCGCATCCACGTGGAGGCGAAGTCGGGGAAGCTGCTCGGAGGGACGATCGTCGGCTCGCACGCGGGAGAGAACATCGGCGAGCTGACGCTGGCGATGACGCAGGGGCTCACGGTGGGCTCGCTGTCGAGCACGGTGCTGCCCTACCCCACGCAGGGCGAGGTGCTGAAGAAGCTCGGGGATGCGTGGAACCGACGCCGCCTCACACCTCGGGCGAAGAACTTCCTGACGCGCTTCCTCACGTGGCGGCGGTGAGCCATGGCCGAGGTCGCGCTCTGTGTCTTCGCCAAGCCTCCTCGCGCGGGTGACTCCAAGACGCGCCTGGCGCCCGCCGTGGGCGCCGAGGGTGCCGCGAGCCTGGCTCGTGCGTTCCTCGCCGATACCTGGGCCACGGTGACGCGCCTGCCGTGGGCTCGGCCCGTGATCGCCTCCACCGGGCCCTGGCCCGAGGGGCTCCTGCCCGCTCCCATCGAGGTCTGGCAGCAGGGAGGCGGTGATCTGGGCGCTCGAATGGAGACCATCCTCCACCGAGGCATGCAGGTCTGCCCTGCCGTCATGGCGCTGGGGGCTGACAGCCCCGGACTTCCTCGCGCCTGTCTGGAAGCGGCTCACGCGGCGCTGGCGGATGCGGACGCCGTCTTCGGCCCGAGCGAGGATGGTGGTTTCTACCTGCTTGGCCTGCGCAGGCTGCCGGTGGGGGCACTGGCGAACCTCCCCTGGAGCCAGGCGGAGACGCTCGCGCGGACCGAGGAGCGACTGAAGTCGCTCGGGCTCACCGTGGCGCGCGTCGAGCCGTTCTTCGATGTGGATGTCCCGGCGGATCTCGAGCGGCTGGAGACAGAGCTGGGCGCGGGACGGCTTCAGGCTCCCGCCACGGCGGAGGCTCTCGCCACGCTTCGGAGGCCCGCGCGGTGATCTCCGTCATCCTCCCCGTGCTCAACGAGGAGCGACGCATCCGCCAGCGCTTGACGGAGCTGGCGGCGATGGACGGCATCGTCGAGGTGCGCGTCGTGGACGGAGGGAGCACGGATGCCACCGTGGAGCACGCCCGAGCCTTCCCGGGCGTCACCGTGCTCTCCGCGCCCCGAGGCCGCGCCTCGCAGATGAACGCGGGGGCCGAGGGCGCCCGTGGCAGCGTGCTCCTGTTCCTCCACGCGGACGTGGCACTGCCTCCGGAGGCTCCGCGCCACATCGCCATGGCATTGGAAGACCCTGGCGTGGTGGCGGGCGCCTTCAAGACCTGGACGGTGGATGACGTCGGGAGCGCGCGGCTCGGTCCGCTGCTGCATCTGGCGGACCTGCGCTCGCGCTATACGCGCCATCCCTACGGAGATCAGGCCCTCTTCGTCCGTGCCGAGGCCTTCCGTGCCGTGGGCGGCTTCCCGGCCCAGCCGCTGATGGAGGACCTGGAGCTCTCCCGACGGCTGTGGCGGATCGGCCGCATCCGCACGGTGGATGCGCGCGTCACCGTCTCGGGGCGAAGGTTCCTCGCGCGTCCGGTCTTCTACTTCCTCGCGGTGAACGGCTTTCCGCTGCTGTATCGGTTCGGAGTCTCGCCGCACACGCTGCTCCGCCTCTACCAGCACGTGCGGTGAGGCCCCCTGCCGGCAGCGCGGTCGATACACTGACAGCCAGATGCCCGAGATGAACCGTCACCCGATTGGAGTTCGCCGCGTCCTTGGCATGGGACTGGCGGCGCTGACCTGCGTCCTGACGGTCATGTGGCTCTCCAGCTACCACTTCTACACCTCGTTGGGGCTGGACAGGGACCAGGTCGACGGCCCTCTCGTGCGGTACACGTATCTACGTGTGCGGTGGCCCGGAGATGGCTCGTTCCTGCTGGGCGGAAGTTCTGTCGTCCAGCCGCCGTCGAACCGCCCGGTGGAACCGTTCGATCTGGGGGGCACATTCTTCCAGCCGCCCCGGAGACCCACGCCTCGCTCAGCCTGGAACCACTGGGGCTTTTGGTGGATCGACGAACCGAGGAACGAGGATGGCGCCGGCAATGGCTGGACCTTCTGGGTGGGCATCCCCAGTTGGATCGCTCCTCTCATGATGGGAATTGGCGCCACTCTCCTCCTCCGAAAGTCCCCTCGCTGAAACAGGCAGAGGGTCCGAGGCCACCCCCGCAGCCGGTGCGCCCTCCTGTCGGGCGCCCTCTGGCCGAACTGGTCTGCTTGTCATACCAGTTCGGTACCGGTTCGCGCACAGGGTGCCTCCCTTGCGGGGCAGTTGCCTTGGCACAGGAGCCTCTCTCAGGAGCGCAAGAACTTCTTCGGACCTACCGAGATTGGGAGAGCGGGACGCCGGGGCGGGCGGACCCGTTAGCGACGGGGGGACCCGCCCCGCAGCGAGGGACCCGCGACCTGTGGCCCCCTGATCCGTGGCCACCTCGATTCAGCACTTCACGCTCGCCCGGCTGCCCACCAGCACGACGGACGACGTGCCGTCCCGCAGCCGTGGCCAGGGCCAGGGACCGTCCGAAGTCGGCGTTGGAGGAGACTTCGCGCGCGAGACGAAGCTGGAGGACGAGTTCAACCTCATCAACCTCAACGTCACCTCCTCGGTCCACCTGGCCAAGCGCGTGGCTCGCGACATGGTCAAGCGCGGCAGCGGCCGGATCCTCTTCACCTCATCGATCGCGGCCGTCCTCCCCGCGCCGTTCGAGGCCGTCTACGGCGCGTCGAAGGCCTTCCTGCTGTCCTTCTCGGAAGCGCTCCGCAACGAGCTCGCCGACGCCGGCATCACCGTCACCGCGCTCATGCCCGGCCCCACCGAGACCAACTTCTTCCACCGCGCGGGCATGGACGACACCAAGGTGGGCCAGGACAAGAAGGACGACCCGGCCGAGGTGGCGCGCGAGGGCTTCGAGGCGCTCATGGCCGGCAAGGACAAGGTCGTCGCCGGCTCCATCAAGAACAAGCTGATGACCGCCGCCTCCAAGTTCACCTCCGATGAGGCGAGGGCCGCGATGCAGCGGCGCATGAGCGAGCCCGGCTCCGGCAAGGATCCGGAGCCCGAGCACAAGTAGCCACGCGCCCGTTCGCCTCTCACGAGCTGCTCCCGCGTCTACCGGGCGGGAGCGGCTCCGTGCCATGCTCCCACGCATGGGATTCCTGAAAGGATGGGGGCGGAATACACCCTACGGCGAGGAGCTGGCCAACCGCGTCGCGGACTTCGTCAGCAGGAACTACTGCATCGCCTACAGCCATCGGGATTACTGCGGAACGGGGTTCTTCTACCTCAACGGCCGCTTCGTCTACGACCACGTCACGGACGGCCGAGGAGACTTCGAGGGGATGAGCAAGCTGGAAGATGCGATCGCCCTCTTTCCGGATCGGGCCTCCTTCGTCGCGTGGCTCGCCCAGCAGAGCGATGAGTCCCTCTCCGGAAAGGAGAAGGGCGACCCCTGGTACACCGACAACCAGCGCATCACCCGGGCACGCCTGGAGCAGGTGCTCGCAACGAAGCGCGGTGGATAGTTACAGAGCGGGCAGACCCAAAAACATACGCTGCTGAAGGGGGTGGGTGCGCGTTGCCCCGCCCGCACGGGCGTGACATCGTTGGCGCCACTCGCGATGCCCTCCGCCCCGCCTCCCAGCGCCCGTGCCACGAGGCCTCTCGCCGCTGATCCTTCTCCCCAGGAAGGCGAGCGCGCATACCTGCTCGTCCTCGAAGGAGAGTCCTCGTTCCGCTTCCCCCTGCCCTCCTCCGGCATGGTGCTCATCGGCCGCGACGCCGAGGCCGACCTGAGCCTGCGGGACGACAGCGTCTCCCGGCGCCACGCCCGCCTCGTCCTCAAGGGCGGGGAGGTGCGCATCACCGACCTCGACAGCCAGAACGGCACGCTCGTCAACGGCCGGCGCGTCGAGGGCGCCCACCCCCTGGTCTCCGGGGACGTGGTGAAGCTGGGCGCCGTGGTCGCCGTGCTCCGCGCCGGCACCCGCCCCGCCTCCACCCGCCGCACCCTGGAGCCGGAGCTGCTGCTGGAGCGCCTGCGCGACGAGGTGGAGCGCTCGCTGCGCTACAACCGGCCGCTCGCGGTGCTCGCCCTGGTGCTCCCCGAGTCCGGCGCCCACCGCGAAGCCGTGGAGAAGGCCTGCGCCACCGAGCTCGGCGGCGCCGAGGCCGCCGGGTGGATGGATGACGCGCACCTGCTGGTCGTCCTGCCCGAGGTGTCCGGCGAGCCCGGCGAGGAGAACCTCGGTGAGCAGGTGGAGGCGCTCGCCATGGCCTGCCCCGGCGCCCGGCTGGGCTACGCCATGTGCCCGACCGATGGCTGCGACGCCGACACGCTCGTGGCCGCGGCCCGCGCCGCCGCCGATGACGCCACCCCGGGCCTGCTGCGCGCCGCCGCCGACAGCGCCTCCCGCCTGACGCTCGCCGAGCGCTCCATCCTCGTGGCCGACCCGGCCATGGTGCAGATCTACGCGCTCATCCGCCGGCTGGCGGCCAGCGATCTGCCCGTCCTCATCCACGGTGAGACGGGCGTAGGCAAGGAGAACGCCGCCTTCGCCGTGCACCACTGGTCGCGCCGCTCGGCCGGGCCCTTCGTCACGCTCAACTGCGCCGCCATCCCCGAGGGCCTCGTGGAGAGCGAGCTGTTCGGCCACGAGAAGGGCTCCTTCACCGGCGCCGCCGCCGCCAAGACGGGCATCCTCGAGAGCGCTCACGGCGGCACCGTCTTCCTCGATGAGGTGGGCGAGCTGCCCCTGCCCATCCAGGCCAAGCTGCTGCGCGTGCTGGAGACCAAGCGGATCACCCGCGTGGGCGACGTGCGCGAGCGCGCCATCGACATCCGCATCGTCGCCGCCACCCACCGCGACCTCGAGGCCGAGTCCCAGGCGGGCCGCTTCCGGCAGGACCTCTACTTCCGCCTCGGCGCCGCCACCGTGGTGCTGCCGCCCCTGCGCGAGCGTCCCCGCGAGGTGTCCCTCCTGGCGCGCGCCTTCCTCGCCCAGGCCTGCCAGGCGCTCGGCCGGCGCGAGCTCGTCATCGCCGCCGACACGCTGCGAGTGCTGTCCCGCTACCGCTGGCCCGGCAACGTGCGCGAGCTGCGCAACCTCATGGAGTACGCCGCCGCCGCCGTGGCCGGGGACGTGCTCGAGCCACACCACCTGCCTCCCCGCGTGACGGGTGCCCCCGCTCCGGCCTCCGCCGCCGAGCCCGAGGCCTCCCGCGCCGACGCCTCGCCCAACGCTCCGGCCGCAGGAGGCGCGACGACGCCCGCCCGGGGCTCGCCCCGCAAGCCGCTCTCCGAGGAGATTCGCGAGCTGGAGCGCCGGCGCATGGAAGAGGCGCTCCAGGAGGCCGATGGCGTGCAGGCCCGCGCCGCGGCGCTCATCGGCATGCCCATCCGCACGTTCAGCTTCAAGATGAAGCAGCTCGGGCTGTCGGCGAAGGGGGCCCGGGGGAACTCGGGCTCATGATGGAACGCGGCGGGGCTCCTCCACGCGAGTTCGAGGAGTACCGGCTGCTCCAGCCACTCGGGCGCGGCACCATGGGACAGGTGTACCTGGCCCACGACACGCTGCTGGACCGGCTGGTCGCGGTGAAGTTCGTCGTCACCTCCGGCGAGGCCCCGCTGGATGAGAGCACCCGGGCGCGCTTCTTCCAGGAGGCTCGCGCCATCGCCCGGCTCCAGCACCCCAACGTGGTGGCCATCCATCGCGTGGGCGAGGTGCGCCGCCAGCCCTATCTCGTCTCCGAGTTCATCCGCGGCTCGTCGCTGGACACGCTGGCCTCTCCCCTCGAGGGCCAGCGCGTCCTCCAGATCGGCATCGGCCTGGCTCGCGGGCTGGCCGCCGCCCATCGCTGTGGCGTCCTCCACCGCGACATCAAGCCCGCCAACGCCGTGCTCTCCGAGGATGGAGAGGTGAAGCTGCTCGACTTCGGGCTCGCGGAGCTGCTGGAGCGCAACGCCACCGAGGGGCTGGCTTCCCGCTACACCCCCGTCCGTGGCTCGCGCGTCCTCACGACGACCGTGAAGGAGACTCGCCCGGTCGCCGAGGCCCGGGAGACACGGCCGGTGAGCGCCACGCCCGCCGGAGCGCCGCGCGAGACACGCCCCCTCGCCGACCCTCGCAACGCGGGCAGCGATGGGGAGCCGGCACGCAACACCCCGCTCGAGGACGCGGGCGCCGCGGGCACTCCGCTCTACCTGGCTCCAGAGCTGTGGCGCGGTGAGCCCGCGAGCCGGGCCAGCGACATCTATGCGCTCGGGGTGCTCCTCTACGAGCTGGCCACCGGACACGCGCCCTACGAGGACGTCCCGCTCGAGGAGCTCGCCCGCGTGGTGCAGGAGCGTCGCCCCCGCCCCCTCGCCGAGCTCGCCCCGAGCCTGCCTCCCGGGCTCGCCACCGTGGTGGACCGCTGTCTCGCCGAGGAGCCTGCTCAGCGCTTCCAGTCCGGCGATGCGCTGCGAGAGGCCCTCGAGGCGCTCGTCGCGACCACTCGCGCCGGAGCCCTGCCCTCCGGCAACCCCTACCGCGGGCTGCGCTCCTTCGATGCCGACCACCGCCGCGTCTTCTTCGGCCGCGAGGCCGAGCAGCGCGAGCTGCTCGACCGGCTGCGCGCCGATCCCTTCGTCCTGGTGGCGGGAGACTCGGGCGTGGGCAAGTCCTCGCTGTGCCGCGCCGCCGTGCTCCCCACCGTGGCCGAGAGCGGGCTCGATTCCGGTGACGCCCCGTGGAAGGTGGCCAGCCTCACGCCCGGCCTGCACCCGCTGGAGGCGCTCGCCGAGGCGCTCGCGCCCATCCTGGGCCAGCCCGCCGAGGCCTTGCTGGAGCTGACACGCCCCGGCGCGGAGTCCGGGGCACTCGCGCGGCTGCTGCGCCAGCGCCCCACCGAGGCCCCTCGCATCCTGCTCTTCGTGGATCAGATGGAGGAGCTCGTCACCTTCTCTCCGCCCACGGAGGCGGCCCGGCTCGCCGAGGAGCTGGTCTTCATCGTCCGCCGGGCTCCGCGCACCCGCGTGCTGGCCACCGCGCGCAGCGACTGCCTCACCCGCCTCATGGCGCTGCCCGGCCTGGGCGACGAGCTGCCGCGTGCCCTGCACCTGCTGCGCGCCCTCTCCGCCCGAGGGCTGCGCGAGGCAATCGTCGCCCCCGCCCAGGCGCTCGGCGTGCGCTTCGAGTCCGAGGCCATGGTGGACTCGCTGGTGGCCGCCGCGGCCCGTGCGGATGGCGGACTGCCGCTGCTCCAGTTCACCCTGGCCGAGCTGTGGGACGCGCGGGACAAGGAGCGCCACCTCATCCCCGCCGCCGCGCTGGAGGCCATGGGCGGGCTTGCGGGCGCGCTGGCCCGGCACGCGGACGCGGTGGTGGCCCGGCTGCGGCCGGAGCAGCGCCCCCGGGCTCGAGAGCTGCTGCTGAAGCTCGTCACGCCCGAGGGGACACGCGCACGGCGCACCGCGTCCGAGCTGCTGTCGGGCCGGGACGACGCCACGGGGCGCGCGGTGCTGGAGGGGCTGGTGCATGGGCGGCTGCTGCTGGCCGGAGAGTCGGAGGGCGGAGAGGGCAGCTACGAGCTGGCCCACGAGAGCCTCCTCACGGGCTGGGACACGCTGCGCGGCTGGCTGGGGCACGACGAGCAGCGCCGCGCGGCCACCCACCGGCTGGAGCGCGCCGCCGCCGAGTGGGAGCGGCTGAACCGCCCCGCGGAGCTGCTCTACCGGGAGAAGCGGCTGGCCGAGGTCGCCACGGTGGGCGTGGAGCCGCCGGGCCCTCGCGAGGCCGCGTTCCTCGCCCGCTCCCGAAGCGCCGCTCGCCGTCGGCGGCTGAGGCGCTGGGCCCTGGCCGTGGCGGTACCCGTGGGCGTGCTGGCCGGCGTCGGCGGGGTGCGGCTGCAGGCGCGCGCGCAGCTGGAGTCCGTCATCGCGGCGCGGCTCTCCAACGTGCGCGCGCAGTGGACCAAGGCCCAGCGCCACGCGGAGAAGGCCGAGCAGCTTCGGCGGGAGGCCTTCCACCTCTTCGACACACCGGGCCGGAGCGAGGAGGCGGAGGACATATGGGCCCCCGCCAGGGAGGAGAGCCAGGCAGCGGACTCCGGCTACGCGCAAGCCACCCACGCGCTGGAGGCGGTGTGGGCCCTGGGGCCAAGCCACGAGGAGGTGCGCTCCCTGCTGGCGGATCTGCTCGCCGAGCGCATCGTCCTGGCCGAGCGCGAGTTCCGCCGCGAGCAGCGCCAGGACCTGATGTCGCGCCTGGCGGCCCATGACGCCTCGGGCGAGCGGCGACGGCGGCTGGACGCTCCGGCGCGGCTCTCGGTGAAGGCCGAGCCTCCAGGGGCGCGAGTGCTGCTGATGGCTGCCAAGGAGGGCGAGGCGGAGCGGACGCTGGGCGTGACACCGCTGGGCGAGGTGGAGCTGCCCGCCGGCTCGCACCTGCTCCGACTGGAGGCTCCTGACAGGGCCCCGGTGCGCGTGTCCCTGCTGCTGCGCCCAGGAACGCAGGAGGAGGTGTCGCTGGAGCTGCCCCGCCAGCAGTCCGTGCCCGAGGGCTTCGTCTATGTGCCGCCGGGCCGCTTCCTCCAGGGCAGCGATGACGAGAGACTGCGGGCCGATTACTTCAACACGGTGCCGCTGCACGAGGTGACGACGGGCGACTTCCTCATCGCCCGCCACGAGGTGACGTTCGCGGACTGGATCACCTTTCTCGAGGCGCTCCCCCCGGCCGAGCGAGCCCGCCGCCTGCCGGGCTCCCAGGAAGAGCGCGGAGACGTGATGCTGGAGCAGCGCAAAGGCCGCTGGCGCCTCACGCTGCGCCCCGTCTACTTCGCCTACACCGCGTGGGAGGGAGAGCCCATCCGCTACGAACAGCGCGACCGCCGGGCGGAGCAGGACTGGCGCCGCTTCCCGGTGACCGGCATCTCCTTCGAGGACGCCCAGGCCTATGCCACCTGGCTGGACACCACGGGCCGCGTCCCCGGCGCGCGCCTGTGCACGGATAGAGAGTGGGAGCGGGCCGCTCGCGGAGCGGACGGGCGACTGTTCCCCTCCGGCGACGAGCTCGGGCCAGACGACGCCAACATCGACGTGACGTACGGCAGGCAGGACCTGGCCTTCGGCCCGGACGAGGTGGGCAGCCATCCCCGCTCGCGCAGCCCGTTCGGCTTGGATGACATGGCCGGCAACGTGTGGGAGTGGACGCGCTCGGACGAGACGCTGGAGCAGCCCTTCATCCGAGGCGGGAGCTGGTTCCAGCTCAAGCTGGGCAGCCAGAGCGTCAACCGCGAGCCCATGGAGCCCAAGAAGCGCTACCCGCTCATCGGCCTGCGCCTGTGTGCCACCCCGGGTGCCAGAAGGTAGCTGGCACATGTGCCAGGAGCCGCTGGCACGTGCCACGCCCGCTGGCAAAAGCCGCTGCTCCGGCAGAACCTGCCGGCAAAGATTGCCAGAGCAGCCCGTCCAGAGGCACGAACGCACCTGAATTCCTCGTTTTAAGTAGACTTCCGGAGTCTTCAGGCATTGGCATGGTGGATGCTTTGGGAAACCCGCATGAACGAGGGTCCTGCCATGAAACTCCAGCGCCTGTTGCTCAGCTCCTTCTGCTGTGTAGCCATCCTGGCCGCCTGCGGCGGTCCTATCGAGCCCGGGGAAGAGGAGGTCCCCTCCCTGCGGACCTCTGAAGCGGCGGAGATGGCGGAGCAGGATCCGGGCTGGCCCACCCAGGGCACCCAGCTCCACGCCTCGAGCCTGACGAGCGCGTCCTTCCTCGAGGCCACGCTCAACGGGGTCCCCATCGAGAACCTGCACCTGGAGCAGGGCGAGCTCGTCGGCTCGCAGCCCTACACGCTCTCACGGACCACGCCCAGCATGCTGCCGTGCACGGCCGTCGCCTCGGGGCTCGCGCGCTCCTGCGGCTTCACCGCCATGGGCATCGGCACCTGCACGCCGGGCGAACCCGTGACCCTGGGCGGTGGCGCCTGCGGCCTGGGCTCGTGCACGGGAGATCCGGTGGTGCGCGTCTGCGCTGGCACCGCCACCTGCGAGCACACCAGCCCCTCGCGCCTGGTCTCGGGCGATGACGCCTGCATCAACTCGTGCCCGAGCGTTCAGTTCACCTGCCCCACCAGCGGCGTCTACAACGTGATGGCGGGGCCCTACCAGACGGGCACCAGCTGGAGCATGACCCTGGTGCCGGACACCGGCGCGCTGCCCGGCAAGCGCGTGCTGCGCGGCACCGCCCTACAGGGCGCGCTCCTCAAGGCGCAGGTGAATGGCGAGGCCACCGCGGTGCGCATCGAGGCCGTGGTCAACGCCGCGCAGGTGCCGGTCCCAGGCCTCAAGAGCTGGGACGCGACGGGCGAGACCTTCCTCTACCACCTGAAGACGATGACTTTTGGAGGCGCCGCCGCCGTGGACGTGTGCCAGCCCGGGGCTGGTGCGTCCAATACGACCGGGCATCTGGCCGTGCCGATCAGCGGCGTCTTCGACACCACGTACGGCAGGCGCAGCGACGAGGACCCGAGCCGCTTCACCTTCGGCTGCGACTCCGGCGTCATCGCCAAGTGCTACCGCTGGGGGTACAAGCCGTGGCTGGAGGGGCAGGACTCGCAGACGTCGATGAAGGACATGCATGAGGCCTGCACGCGCATGGCCCGGGCCGACTACTGCGGCAACGGCACCTCCTTCACCCTGGACGGCACCCCCATCCATCCGTGGGACGACCTGGACACCGCCATCCGTCCCCTTCCCGAGAACGCGAGCACTCCGCTCTTCGAGGCGGGCTGGTCCCCTCACGGCGCGGTCTGCCTGAGCAAGACGCGCTGGGAGCACCTCAAGCCCATGCCGGCCGGCTGTCCCCTGGTGTCGCCCACCGTGGGCGTGCCGTGCCCGCCGGGCCAGCGCACGGACACCACGGGCCAGCTGTGCGCCACCGTGTGCAACACCCCCGAGGAGGCCAAGGCGTACAACCACAACCTGCGCCTCTTCAACGAGTCCCAGTACAACGTCATCGATGAGTAGTTGGCGGTCCTGGTGCGGCACGGGCTCCTGGCTCCGTGCCCACCCTGTCCCGGAGGCGTGACGTCCGTCACGCCCCACCCCTCCCGCCGCGAGCCGCGGCACTTCCCTGATCACCCCTGAGCTGTCCCGAGAGGCCTGAGCGAGCGATCGCCCAGGGCCGTGGAGAACCTGTCATGCCCGCGAAGAACCCGATGAAGCCCTGGCTGCTGATGGGCTGTGTCCTGATGACCGGCTGTCTCGACGAGGTGCAGCTCGACGATTCCTCGCTGAGGGCCGCGGACGAGCAGCTCGTCGCAGTGCTCCAGCTGGCCACGAACGCCAACCTCCAGCTGCGCTGGACCAGCGACGGCCGGGCCGCCGCGGTCTTCCACCGAGACCGCTCGCCGCTGTTCGTGTTCGAGAACGATGATCCGCGAGGCCGGCTGATCAGCTGGGCGCGCTCCAACGCCCGGCTGCTCGGCTTCACGCCGCCGGACGGGAGCACTGGCGACACGCTGTTCAGCGAGCTGGAGTTCCAGCGGCGCATCGAGGCCATCGCCCCGGTGGCTCCGAGCCCGGGCCTGGTGGTCCACCGCTACGCGCAGCGCTACCGGGGCTACCGCGTGCTCGGCCCCGACGAGAGCGTGGCGGTCAGCAGCGACGGCTCCGGCGGGGTGCTCTCCATCGTCGGCACGTTCGTCGACAACCGCCGGGAGCTGGCCGGCCTGCGCAACCCCATCTCCCGCGAGGTCGCCGAGCGGACGGTGCTCGCCAGCGTGGGAGGCGACAGCGTGCTCGAGAAGCTCGAGCTGGTCGCCGTGCCCGAGCGAGGGACGATGGCCTGGGCCGCGGAGCTGAGCGGCTCCACCGGAGCGCTCCTGGTGCTGCTGGCGGCCGACACGGGCGCGCTGATCGAGCGCCGCGAGCTGGCCGCCGAGAGCGCCTTCGACCACGTGCCGGTGGCCCAGGTGCGAGGCACCGCGATGACCGACGATCCGATGACGACGGCGGAGGCGATCTACCCGTGGCTGCCCGGCTCGACCTGGACTGGCAGCTACAACCCGCTCACGGGCTGGAAGCTGCGCCTGGGGGATGACCGAGCGCTGGTCTACGATCTCCATCAGGAGAACAACCTGCTGCCCACCGTCCACCTGGCCAACCAGTTCCTGCCGGGGACCCAGGTGCCGGGCTCGTTCTTCACGGCCACGGCGGCGTCCGATGTCTTCCAGTTCAATACGCAGAACATGTACCAGAAGGCCCGGACGGCGCTGATGCACCTGGATGCCCTGCACCAGCCCTTCGGCTGGGACCACGCGCCGACGTCGCCCTTCGGCCTGTTCACGCCAGGGCCGCTCAACCTGGTGACCAACATCGACACGAGCCCCGAGGCCGGCGAGCTCGACATGTGCGACGGGGCGCTGGGCAGGTTCCAGCAGTGCCAGGTCCAGGGGGCCGCC harbors:
- a CDS encoding ADYC domain-containing protein, with product MKLQRLLLSSFCCVAILAACGGPIEPGEEEVPSLRTSEAAEMAEQDPGWPTQGTQLHASSLTSASFLEATLNGVPIENLHLEQGELVGSQPYTLSRTTPSMLPCTAVASGLARSCGFTAMGIGTCTPGEPVTLGGGACGLGSCTGDPVVRVCAGTATCEHTSPSRLVSGDDACINSCPSVQFTCPTSGVYNVMAGPYQTGTSWSMTLVPDTGALPGKRVLRGTALQGALLKAQVNGEATAVRIEAVVNAAQVPVPGLKSWDATGETFLYHLKTMTFGGAAAVDVCQPGAGASNTTGHLAVPISGVFDTTYGRRSDEDPSRFTFGCDSGVIAKCYRWGYKPWLEGQDSQTSMKDMHEACTRMARADYCGNGTSFTLDGTPIHPWDDLDTAIRPLPENASTPLFEAGWSPHGAVCLSKTRWEHLKPMPAGCPLVSPTVGVPCPPGQRTDTTGQLCATVCNTPEEAKAYNHNLRLFNESQYNVIDE